The following coding sequences lie in one Streptomyces albofaciens JCM 4342 genomic window:
- a CDS encoding methyltransferase translates to MNTLQAPQSVAWTEAGAARSARWRSESGAPPPRRIAVADDRTKADDAYKLACEGTALLWRGDFHNARQLLTALARRIDRRPRKRPPTDPAQAFHQHRAAQNQRARILGMLLVSLEPGYGLALRRAPDVREACLQAYGPEEDAGAAGQHTSADPHTGADPHTGADPHTGAASPALPQLVSLRELLGVIGAYEWRRNGVAIPALGGDRVHPYYGVFSPVRGEYVDLVAEAPLPSAPGPAFDIGTGTGVLASVLARRGVSRVVATDQDPRALACARENVTRLGVADRVEVVAADLFPAGRASLVVCNPPWVPAKPTSPVEYAVYDPGSRMLRGFLDGLAAHLVPGGEGWLIMSDLAELLGLRARTELTDAFAAAGLTVLDRLDIRPRHGRSRDPDDPLHAARAAEVTSLWRLGAAHPAEGIRDEP, encoded by the coding sequence ATGAACACACTTCAGGCCCCGCAGTCCGTCGCGTGGACCGAGGCCGGCGCGGCCCGCTCCGCGCGCTGGCGTTCCGAGAGCGGCGCGCCGCCGCCCCGCCGGATCGCCGTGGCGGACGACCGTACGAAGGCCGACGACGCCTACAAGCTCGCCTGCGAGGGCACCGCCCTGCTGTGGCGCGGCGACTTCCACAACGCCCGCCAGCTGCTCACGGCGCTGGCCCGCCGCATCGACCGCCGGCCCCGCAAGCGGCCGCCGACCGACCCCGCGCAGGCCTTCCACCAGCACCGGGCCGCCCAGAACCAACGCGCCCGCATCCTGGGCATGCTGCTGGTGTCCCTGGAGCCCGGCTACGGCCTCGCGCTGCGCCGCGCACCGGACGTACGGGAGGCGTGCCTCCAGGCGTACGGCCCGGAGGAGGATGCCGGGGCGGCCGGACAGCACACCAGCGCCGATCCACACACCGGGGCCGACCCACACACCGGGGCCGACCCGCACACCGGGGCCGCTTCCCCCGCCCTCCCCCAGCTCGTCTCGTTGCGCGAACTGCTCGGCGTGATCGGCGCGTACGAATGGCGCAGAAACGGCGTCGCGATACCGGCGCTCGGCGGCGACCGCGTCCACCCGTATTACGGCGTCTTCTCGCCGGTGCGCGGCGAGTACGTGGATCTGGTGGCCGAGGCCCCGCTGCCGTCCGCCCCGGGCCCGGCGTTCGACATCGGCACCGGTACCGGCGTGCTGGCGTCGGTGCTGGCGCGGCGCGGCGTGTCCCGGGTCGTGGCCACCGACCAGGACCCGCGGGCGCTGGCCTGCGCGCGGGAGAACGTGACCCGGCTCGGCGTGGCCGACCGGGTGGAGGTCGTGGCGGCCGACCTGTTCCCGGCCGGGCGCGCGTCCCTGGTCGTCTGCAACCCGCCGTGGGTCCCCGCCAAGCCCACCTCCCCCGTCGAGTACGCGGTCTACGACCCGGGCAGCCGGATGCTCCGCGGCTTCCTGGACGGTCTGGCCGCGCACCTGGTCCCGGGCGGCGAGGGCTGGCTGATCATGTCGGACCTCGCGGAACTCCTCGGGCTGCGCGCCCGTACCGAGCTGACCGACGCGTTCGCGGCGGCGGGCCTGACGGTGCTGGACCGCCTGGACATCCGGCCCCGGCACGGCCGCTCCCGCGACCCCGACGACCCCCTGCACGCGGCCCGCGCGGCCGAGGTGACCTCGCTGTGGCGCCTGGGCGCGGCGCACCCGGCCGAGGGCATACGCGACGAGCCGTAG
- a CDS encoding nucleoside/nucleotide kinase family protein, with protein MEPQQLTARARRLAATAGPDRRRLLGITGPPGAGKSTLAAHLVSELAGAAALVPMDGFHLAEAELRRLGRTDRKGAPDTFDAAGYAALLARLRSPAPDTVVYAPAFDRRIEEPVAGSIPVPHDVPLVVTEGNYLLLDDPAWARARECLDEVWYVELDDAERVRRLVDRHERFGKPRARAERFVHTSDEANARLVAAVRERADLVISFPPDAAPVPYDAG; from the coding sequence ATGGAACCGCAGCAACTCACCGCACGTGCCCGGCGTCTCGCCGCCACCGCCGGCCCGGACCGCCGCCGGCTGCTCGGCATCACGGGGCCGCCGGGCGCGGGCAAGTCCACCCTGGCCGCCCATCTGGTGTCCGAACTGGCCGGGGCGGCGGCGCTCGTCCCCATGGACGGCTTCCATCTCGCCGAGGCGGAGTTGCGCCGCCTGGGGCGTACGGACCGCAAGGGCGCCCCGGACACCTTCGACGCGGCCGGGTACGCGGCCCTGCTCGCCCGCCTGCGCTCCCCCGCGCCGGACACCGTCGTCTACGCCCCGGCCTTCGACCGCCGCATCGAGGAGCCGGTGGCCGGCAGCATCCCCGTACCGCACGATGTGCCGCTCGTCGTGACCGAGGGCAACTATCTGCTCCTCGACGACCCCGCGTGGGCCCGGGCCAGGGAGTGCCTGGACGAGGTCTGGTACGTGGAGCTGGACGACGCGGAACGGGTACGGCGCCTGGTCGACCGGCACGAGCGCTTCGGCAAGCCCCGCGCGCGGGCCGAACGGTTCGTGCACACCTCGGACGAGGCCAACGCCCGCCTGGTGGCGGCGGTACGGGAGCGCGCGGACCTGGTCATCAGTTTCCCGCCGGACGCGGCGCCGGTGCCGTACGACGCCGGGTGA